Within the Aureimonas sp. AU20 genome, the region AGCGCACGCCAGCAGCTCGGCGACGCGCACGCATCTGCTCGACATGCTCGGAAGCTCTGGTGCGACTCATGGAACGGCCCTCTGCTCGCTAACTAGCTAGGCGTACGCGAGACCGAAGGGGAACGCCACAGCATTGTCACATGGGCGCTACAGGTTCGCGCAAGCCTGCAGCGATGGTCTGCACCCTTCCAGCCTTCAGGGTTTTGGAGGTCGTATCCTCCTGCACTGTGGGCCTCCGATCCCTCGCAGGTTCAGACCTTCGAAGGTTAAAAGCATAGGGGGTGTGAAGGTGCAGACCTTTTCGCTGATTTCGCAGAAGGGTGGCGCGGGGAAGTCCACGCTGGTCCGCCAGCTCTCCGTCCTGGCATCCGAGGACGGCCCGGCAATCATTATTGACCGCGACCCGCAGGGGACGAGCACGAAGTGGTGGCAACGCCGGCAGGAGATAGACCCGACCTTAGAACGTCCAGACCTTCTAACCTTGGAAGGTTCGGACCTCACGAGGGTCGTGGGCGCACTGAAGAATAAGGTGGGGGTGCTGTTCGTGGACACTCGGCCGGCAGTGACAGAGCCAGAGGCAGAGGCCGCCCGCGTCGCTGATCTCGTGCTCGTGCCCATTCGCCCGTCACCAGACGACATCGAGGCCGTGGGCGATACGCTGAAGATCCTGCGACGTTTGGAGAAGCGCGCGGTGCTCATCGTGAACGCCGCAAGGAACGAGGCGCGCGCCACGAGCGCACGAGCGGCGCTGTCTCGCTACCCGATACCGGTCTGTCCGTTCTACCTCACAGATCGGACGGCCTACCTCGACGCATCCTTGGAAGGGCGCGGCGTCGGCGAGATGAAGGGTTCGGGCGCCAAAGAAGCGACGGCCGAAATCCGCAAGGTTTGGGATTGGATCAAGATGGAGGCTGCGAACCATGAGCACTAAGAAGGGCCGCACCCTGGCCGACATGATAGGCGGCCTTGATGACGACACCCCTGAGGTCGCGAGCGCCGCAGCCACAAGGGCACCACCTGCGCCGATCGACGCGCCGGCCGCGAAGATTGTCCCGGTCAGCGTTCTTGTCTCACCCGAAGACAGGAAGCGGCTCCGACAGCTGAGCCTCGATACCGGGCTCTCAATTCAAAAGCTCGGGCACGAGGCCTTCAACATGATGCTGGAGGCGCGCGGGCTGCCGCCACTAGAGCCAGTTTCGGCCAACGTCCCGAGCGGGAGGTCGCGGCGGTGATGCTGTGCCCTTGTGACCTTCGAAGGTATATAGGTTTCAAGGTTGACAGGGTTTGAGGTTCGTAGGCATGGTTACTTCCGAAAAGAAGCCTTATCGGAACCAACGAGGCGAGCCATGACGACGACCCTCCCGGCGATCATCGACACCACGCCCGTCATCGATCCAGCGAACATCGGCCCGACGCTCGAAGAGTTGCACGAGCGAGCGAAGGAAACGCGGCGTCACTCACGCTCGGCCGGCACGCTTCGGACCTACGCCTCGGCTGTCCGGTCCTTCCAGACATGGTGCCATGGGCATGGCCTTTCGCCTCTGCCCGCAGAGCCGGAAACAGTCGTGCTGTTCATCGAGGCCG harbors:
- a CDS encoding nucleotide-binding protein, encoding MKVQTFSLISQKGGAGKSTLVRQLSVLASEDGPAIIIDRDPQGTSTKWWQRRQEIDPTLERPDLLTLEGSDLTRVVGALKNKVGVLFVDTRPAVTEPEAEAARVADLVLVPIRPSPDDIEAVGDTLKILRRLEKRAVLIVNAARNEARATSARAALSRYPIPVCPFYLTDRTAYLDASLEGRGVGEMKGSGAKEATAEIRKVWDWIKMEAANHEH
- a CDS encoding ribbon-helix-helix domain-containing protein, whose protein sequence is MSTKKGRTLADMIGGLDDDTPEVASAAATRAPPAPIDAPAAKIVPVSVLVSPEDRKRLRQLSLDTGLSIQKLGHEAFNMMLEARGLPPLEPVSANVPSGRSRR